The genomic region tgaataaaagtaaaattttcagatataagtaaaaaaaaaaaatatgtaagaaCATCTCCTTGTTGCTCCTCAAGTTGTCCCGAGCTGAACCGCTAATGCCCTTGTGTGAACCACTGACTGCTAGCTGTAGTCAgtttcttaaagggtcagtaaccTATTTCATTAAGAATTCCAAAAAAGACCTAATAAAGCTGCTGGTGGGAAATGCAGGGCCAAGGGACAGGTCTCCGTGACACCTGTGGCTGAAATCCCATAAGGAGATACTGTGCACGTAAGGTATTCCTATGTTTCGGCATCATTTAGAGTGGTTGAAATCTCTTCTCTGTCTTCTTTCTGAATATGTTCCAGGGATTTTGGGTCATCTGTCTGAGCTCCCATAAATAAATCCATAGGCAAGTAGCTGAGACACCTCTATCATCAACCTTCTCCTGGGAGGTCAAGAACAAGCACTGAAAAAGGAATGGGAGGTGGGTGGGATTAAAGCTTGTGTGGGTTCTTGGACACCTCTTAATTTCAGGAAATATATCCCACTTATGGACTTCCTATAGACTCATCTTCtgaaagaaatcagttatttttaTGTATTGGTTTAAATCTAAGCACCGTTTCAATGGTGAAATCATAtagaaacaaatgaattaaaaagggacagtctacatgaaaatatttataataataataaaaaaaaaagatagataaccccattattacccactccccagtgtTGTCtacccaacagttatattaatatactttttacctctgtgattaccctgtatctaagcctctgcagactgcccccttatcttaggtcttttgacagacttgcattttagccaatcaatgctgaatcataaataattccatgggagtACAATTTTACCTATAGGGCAAACATGAActggcactgtctagctgtgaaaaactgtcaaagaggcggctttcaagggcttagaaatagtaTGAGtcaacctaggtttagatttcagcaaataccaccaagggaacaatgcaaatttgatgataaaagtaaattggaaagttacattTGCATGCaccatctgaatcaagaaagtttaattttgactagactgaccctttaatgacAAATGTAAAAACTAAAATGAAATATAGCAAGGTGTAAAGTAGCTTATTATTTTAAGCTACATGAAACAATACCATTACTTACCTGCTAAAACCATATTAATAATTTATGGCAAAACAGTAAAAACTGCAATCTGAAATGCAAATGGTTGGATTCTATTACAGTTTGAACAACAACGTTTCTATAAATGTTTATTCTTATGACCAGTTGTAAAATTACAGTGGTATAAACTGTACCCCAAAGGTGTaagatataaaatagaaataaaaaggcaCTGAACATGTGCAATATGGACATTAAAACAATTGCTAAAAATTGCTTTTTCTCTCCAACAAAGTGAATAATGTTGAAGACAGTTACCAGAGTGTGCAAGAAGTTAAGTTTTGTTAAATACACAATGctttaatacaaaatatacattttgctaCACATTTTTAGATGATAAATCTAGAACTAAAAAGAAATCCTAGAGCAAAGGTGACACATTTATTTAAACTTAGGAACCACCCCCATTACTGAAGAGTCAGAGAGTGACTTGAGAGAGAGAGTGACTTGAGAGAGAGAGTgacttgagagagagagagagagagagactagagagagagacttgagagagagagagagagagagagagagagtgacttgagagagagagagagagagagagagacttgagagagagagagagtgacgagAGAGAGTGACTTGAGAGAGACAAGAGAGTGACGAGAGTGACAGAGTGACAGTGAGAGTGACAGTGAGAGATTCAAACCTTATAGCAGTAAAgggacatttctttcatgattcagatagagcatataattaaataagtttccaaattacttctatgatcaaatttactttgttctttttgtatccaccGTTGAAGCAGATAAGTAGACCCGGgaacgtgcatgtgtctggagcactttaaGGGCAGCCATTTTGCAAGAATGAGTATAATAAAGTTACAGTGCAAACACTGCATCCAGTTAGTGCTCAAAATAATTCTTACAAATACAGCTTCCATATAGTTCTTCAGACATGTGCACTCACAtacttaggtattcttttcaaagaaatttgataacagaagttaatcgGAAAATGTTTAAGTTAATTAAGTTAATTATATGCTCTGacatggaaaaaacacaattttgggattcatatccctttaagaaccatagagaaaaaaataataaaatacaaagataTGGATCTGAAAACAGAGGGAAGAGAGCACATAGTGCATATACTCcaatcaaaaaattaaaaacacacacaatgtaaaagtttctttaaaaaaagCTGAGGATGTGTGAACAAATTTTAATGTCAAAATTGGTTTAGTTGCAATTAAATGTTCAATTTGAACAAATTGtacttaacatttaataagtttCAAGTCCGCTAATAGCTTTATACAGTATAACCCACTAGTATGTAAACATAACTTGTCTAGCGAACAAATGGTGTGTGGGTAGCATGATTTCTAATATCTACAACAGGTGGATCCTAGGTTTCATATTTAACACTGAAAGACAAAAACTCCCCATAACCTTGACAATACTTTATACTTTTCagttcatttaaaataaaacactgtATATGTTGTACTTAGGATCTGAATTGTGGATCCCAATACAACtcgtatggctagattacaagtgtaatgcaaaaatattagcgctgttACTCTCGAATATCAATTACCCTAAATCAATAACGCTTTtattattgtgctcatattacaagttgaaaagaagtaaaacactgcacacatacatacctatatatttatatacacacacatgcaaatacacctttgagcccttcccagtccagcaTTGTATCATATCCTTTTTAAATTGGTGTTTTTTGTCTTCGATAataaaccttatatatatatatatatatatatatatatatatatatatatatatatatatatatatatatatatatatatatatatatatatatataaagtctacacacccctgttaaaatggcaggtttctgtgatgtaaaaaaatgagacaaagataaataatttcagaactttttccacctttaatctgacctataaactgtacaactcgctTGAAAGGAGGTGGGTCCAATAGCACTACTtgcaaattagattaaacttcctaTAACTCGAATTTAATGATAGAATAGAATAATTGAAATATACAAGGAGCtaaagggtgctgtgtataaagcaAACTTGGAGAAAACTTTTTATTAGGAGGTGAATAACCTACTAATGGaagtatacacatatagcactcaggaaGTTCAATGAGAAAATAGTATGATCTTCAATGAGATCTCTGACTGTAATATACAGCTTTTACACTATaggggttaaaatataacttttaatagagttATGTTTAAAATAGGGAAGAAAAActttaagttaaaaacacacacacaaaatcaatcTACATTGTCAAAGTAGATTGACATTACTGATATTAATCTGAAAACCAATTATAACAAACAACAATTATTAATTTTCAGTAGTTTGTTTCAAACTTTCTAACTATCATTGTACAGTGTTACGAATCTCACTAAGTAAAAACTACCAAAGGATTGTGCAGATATTTGCAAAGTATAAATAAACAAGAGTTAACTTTATCTTAAAGAACCATAAAACACTGTTGCCCAACGTTGCACAGCAAAAATAAATGTGTGAATCTCATCATAAAGATTTTCAAAATTGTCTACATTTGTGTAAAGAAGTATATACTCTTACACCAAACAACTCTTGCCAGACCACTtcgttaatattttattaaattatataaaagaGTTATCTGTTCTAATATGTGGTAATTATTGCTAGACTTTTTTGTCATTATTCCAAAGCATAGTGATTTTCACTCTCACATATATATCAAATTCAGGATATGCTATAAACAAATCTGGGCACCGCAATAGTAACAACATTTAACTGTGATCACTATGGCAGTCTGTTATTACTATCGCAAAGAGGCAGATGATCTTTAACTCTTAAATACTCAGCAGATTGTGCTATGTGAACAGCATTGCGCCTTCCATCGACATAAACAAACTCACAAATGTTTGTGCAAACTTTTGTATAGTTTCTAGAAACAACATCTTATCTTTATTAAGATCAGTGAAGAACGTTACAATTAATGAACAACTGTATTTATAGCTATAATAAGTAATAAAGTATTCAAGTTACAATTTATCAGAATGTCATTTTCCAATACCTAAGTTCACTTGAACGCAGTTGAGTGTACTGTATGAGTTTATTTTCACATCAGTTATATAAAAACAAACTTATTTAGAACAGTCTTACATCTGATACAAAAGAATCTCTTTGTAAGCTCAGTGATATTTTCAGATTTTTACTCTTCAACATTGCAATTCACAGTAGTATTCATTACGGTTACAAAATCACACTTATGTGACTTTAGATTTAGTTGCAATATTAATTATCACTGTTACTCGTGTTGAGATCAGTGATATTATACACTGCAGTTTATATTATATTGAACAGCAAGACTAAGTATCATTAAGGCACTCAACAAACGTGGTTAGCCACCCATACAACTTCCAAGTTGTTATAGTTTACCTATTTGTCCCTATAGGCAACCACGTTGCAACGCATTCAATTATTTTTGTGAATTTGTTATCGCAACAcattgattttgtgtgtgtgtttttaacaaAGTTTTTCTTCCCTATTTTAAACATaactctattaaaagttatattttaacccctATTTCTACCTGTCCATTTTTTGTATGAAATTGGCAATAGTGTAAAAGCTGTATATTACAGTCAGAGATCACATTGAAGATCATACTATTTTCTCATTGAGTTCTATATGTGTATACTTCTATTAGGAGGTTATTCAcctcctaataaaaaaaaagttttctccaaactgtacaactcaattgaaaaacaaactgaaatcttttaggtaaagggaaataaaaataaaaaaattaaataatatggttgcataagtgtgaacaccctttttataactggggatgtagctgtgttcagaattaagcaatcacattcaaaatcatgttaaagggacactgaacccaatttttttctttcgtgattcaaatagaaaatgcaattttaagcaactttctaatatactcatattatcaaattttcttcattctcttggtatgtttatttgaaaagcaagaatgcaagtttagatgccggcccatttttggtgaacaacctgggttgtccttgctgattggacagtaccaataaacaagtgctgtccatggttctgatccaacaatttgctggctccttagcttagatgccttctttttctaataaagatagcaaaagaacgaatacaaatttataataggagtaaattagaaagttgcttaaaattgcatgctctatctgaatcatgaaagaaaaaaattgggttcagtatcccattcagtacacacctgtcatcatttaaagtgcctctgattaaccccaaataaagttcagctgtacaagtaggtctttcctgacattttgttagtcgcatcctacagcaaaagtcatggtccgcagagagcgtctaaagcatcagagggatctcattgttaaaaggtatcagtcaggagaagggtacaaaagaatttccaaggcattagatataccatggaacacagtgaagacagtcatcatcaagtgaagaaaatatggtgcaacagtgacattaccaagaactggatgaaAAGATGAGacaaaaactggtctgggaggctgccaagaggcctacagcagcattaaaggagctgcaggaatatctggcaaatactggctgtgtggtgcatgtgacaacaatcgcccgtattcttcatatgtctgggctatggggtagagtggcaataCGGAAGTCTTTTCTTACAACAAAAaaccggctaaattttgcaaaaacacatctgaagtttcccaaaagcatgttgcaaaagattTTCtgatctgatgaaaccaaagttgaactttttggccataattccaaaagatatgtttggcgcaaaaacaacactgcatatcaccaaaagaacaccatacccacagtgaagcatggtggtggcagcatcatgctttggggctatttttcttcagctggaactggggccttattcaaggtagagggaataatgaacagttccaaataccagacaatattggcacaaaatcttcaggcttctgctagagagctgaacatgaagaggaactttatctttcagcatgacaaagacccaaagcatacatccaaatcaacaaaggaatggcttcaccagaagaagataaaGGTTTTGGGATGGCCCAACCAGAGCCAaaaacctgaatccaattcaaaatctgtggggtgatctgaagagggctgtgcccctttgtttttgcaaagaagagtgggcaaatcttgccaagtcaagatgtgccatgctgaaaaactcatacccaaaaacactgagtgctgtaataaaatcaaaaggtgcttcaataaagtattactttaagggtgttcacacttatgcaaccatattattttagttttttatttttatttccctttacctaaaatatttcagtttgtttttcaattgaattgttcagtttataggtcacattaaaggtggaaaaagttttgaaatgatttatctttgtctcatttttttacatcacagaaacctgacattttaacaggggtgtgtagaatttttatatcgtatgtatgtatgtatgtatgtatatatacatatatacacacatacatacacacacacattgaatgtaaaataaagtgaaatacttttatatatttttcatgtgttttggtgTGCATATTGTCAAGCATTAACAATTTACTTTAGGTCTCCAAATGCCCAAACGTTTTCAGTGGTACTTTGCATTGATCTCCAGCGCAACACTTAAATCagcacttgtaatacgagctctaaTAGCATTCCCTGCGCTGTCCATCTAAAGTATAAGGCATGCTAAAAGTATCCGGTTTAAAGATTCAATGGTTAACATTTTTGACCATACATTTATTttagattgtgcgctattctttgTACAGGATCGAGCACCATGCGCCATTAATTGCACTACATTTGTAATCAAGCCCTTTAATGTTTCCTTCTATTTAATTAAAGGTACATTTAGAGTGGGTCTATAAATGGATTTAATCTGGTCTTAAAAGATGTGAAAGAACACACTCTATAAAATGAAAGTACAAATATGTCACATACATTTATTTTCGTGGGAAACTAATGTAGTCTCTTCCGGagagttattttaattattttgccttTAAACAGGTTGATTGTTTTCATTATATGAAAAACTTCCAGCGACTCCACATCTGGATGGTTTAACACAACTACCGGCTGATTGAAGCCTGGAATCTGTATCAGCTGATCACCATTAACTGATGTAAGCCTCAGAGACCGTGGACGTTGCAAGCTAGCTACTTTAGATTTTGGAGCCATCTGTTTTTTGAGCTGTTTTTTTTCTGGATGCTTTTGGGAACCTTTTTCTTTccctgttttatttttctttatctttacAGACTGCTTTTGTGATTGATTGCTATcagcatgtgtttgtgattttgatTGTTTTAACACTTCATGGCATTTCTCAGCAGGCTTTTCAAAAATTAGTTTGGAATATTCCTCACTTGTTTTTGACGCTGTAAATACTTTTTTCTCTAATAAGGCAGGCACATTTTTACAAGTCTTTTGTGTGGCACAGGAAACAGGTTGCATAATAACAGTTTTGTCACAAGATAAAAAGAGAGTATGTGGTTTATCACAGAAATCAGTTAATTGTTTAACTTTCCAGCTTGGCTTTCGTTTTCTTTTATTCTGACTGTTGACCAAAATAGAGCTAGGAGATTCACATTTCCTATCATGTGGTAGCAGTGCTGGATTAACAGGAAGAACCTGTATCTCAGCAACCAAACTTTTCTGGTTCACTTCCTCTGTTTCTTCACAACTTGCATTATACATGCCGGTTTCCTTTACATCAATCTGTAGGTTAGGCCTTTGACTGTGCATATTTTGCTCATATTTTGGCTCCGGAAGAGAAGTTATTGGATAATCATCATGTTCGTGTTTAAGAGAAACAGAGGACATTGAAGAACCTATTCTATCACTTCCATCAGATGAGCAAATATCCGTTGTACCGCTACTTGACCACTGTATACCTTCCAGTTCATTAGACCCAGAGCTGAGAGAAAACACTGATGAAATAAATGGACCATCTAGAACAGGACTAATCCTTTCTTCCGGTAAAGAAAAATTCTGCTTGTTTTCCAAATCCTGAGACATATAAGGAAAAGTAACAGCACTTGAGACCTCTCCTGTAGCAACTTTACTTGTTTGCAGTTGTCCATTGTAATCAGCATTGGTTGTAGCATTTGCCTGAAACAAACAAGGCTTCACATCTATGTCAGGTGTACCAGGTGGAGACACTTTAAGAACAAGCTCAGAatgtttttgttcttcatgtagatttgtatatgtatttacatcatGTTGTAAACTTGTATGTATCTGTTTATAAAGCTTTAAAACTAAATGATATGTATGATTAAAAGGTTTCATCTCAACAACCTGAGCAAAACAGTTAGGAGGTACTTCAAATGAAGGTGCTAGAACAGTTAACGGCATCCCTGGGTGCAAATGTTCCATTGGCGATATTACCTCCACTTCTACTTGACTGTCCTGGacattaacaatatttttatttaatacaaatggTGTCTGAACGAAGGCGTCACTTTCCACATCAGATGTTAAATCTATTACTCCTTCAGAGAGGCTGGACTTTTTTGAATGAGGTGGTATTTTTTGTGAAGAGTTTTGTATGTCCCTCTGCAAAGGATTTTGTATGATATTAATAGATGCATTCTTTATATCATTCTCAACACTAACTGAACATTGTATCATTCCATTCCCATGAATTCTTTTGATGTGCTTTGCTATGTAGTCATTTCGAATGGCCCCATATCCGCAGTATTCACAGCTATATGGAAATTTCCCAGTATGTGTCACTAAATGTCTCTGAAAGTCTCCTTTGGTATAAGACACATAGTCACAATGTGAGCATGAAAATTTGATGTCATTGTGAAGAGCCACATGGTTTTTATACTTGTCCAAATCCTTTGTAGAGAACCTGCACTTTTCACAACTGTATTTTATTTGCATTTCAATGGTATTATCATTCATGCCTCATTTGACACACTTTTTAAGTGACTTGTTAAATTGTACCTGTACTGTGAATAAACATTTTTGATAACTCAAATCTTTAACAAAACTGAATGTTGCTTTTATTATCTTTAAATTGTACAGCCCTGCTCTTGATCAAGCAATGAATGTTGATGTTCTGTTGTTCCACAATTAACTCTTGCAATTGTTCACGGCTGTAGTATTATAACTTCTTCAAGAAAAGTAATCACAGTTTCTCCTTTTGTCAAATGTATAGGCACTGCAGACTgaaatgaaacagaaaaaagaagaaccatattaatgtttttttaaagaagTCCGGTCCCCCATTCAACCtagttttattagttattcaaATTTAATTTGCACAGACAGACCAAGTAAACACTGTTCCTTGGAAAATAATGCAGATTTTATAACCAAAAGGCAAACTTATCACTACAGTGTTAAAATTCATATTCACACACCTAATCAAAATATAAAGAACAAGCCTGTAAGATATAATTGGAAATAGACTGTATATAGTTGATATAGGCCCtaataattaaaagggacattgtacactattttctttgcataaatgttttgtagatgatccatttatatagcctatctgggggtgtttttgtaaaaacgtatagttttgcttatttttaaacaacattgtgctgatttaacACTttcagactgtaatataaaatatttgagtagtttaaaaaaaaaaaatatatatatatacgtatttaaatttaaaaaggaacAATAAGAACATTTAGATTGTTGCATACAATGTTTAGTTGTGCGTAATTAAAGTATAAATTTAAAATGGTTTCATTATTTTgtactttttcatgtaatttacctctgaataTTGAGGATTTTCACATTctcaccctgctacatatctgtcccaaaTTGGTTTCAACTCTTAAAAAAGCCCAAATGGTCGGTGGAGTTTGGCTAAATAAAACAACTGCAGTAAAAAaggatattcatatttttttttattaaatgttgagatttggctgatatgttactctATAGCAACATACAAGTTacaaggtgtgtactgtccctttaaatcacacatAATACTGCAATATTCAACATGACCAGTGATTGCTCACTCTAGTAACTCCAGAccgatctccttccttgctaacctgtgtcactaactgtctttctcacatctcttcatggatgtcctctcactaccttaagctaaatctctccaaaaacataatttatgcttacctgataaattcctttcttctgtagtgtgatcagtccacgggtcatcattacttctgggatattactcctccccaacaggaagtgcaagaggattcacccagcagagctgccatatagctcctcccctctacgtcactcccagtcattcgaccaaggaccaacaagaaaggagaagccaaagggtgtagtggtgactggagtataatttaaaaaatatttacctgccttaaaaaacagggcgggccgtggactgatcacactacagaagaaaggaatttatcaggtaagcataaattatgttttcttctgttaagtgtgatcagtccacgggtcatcattacttctgggataccaataccaaagcaaaagtacacggatgacgggagggataggcaggctctttatacagaaggaaccactgcctgaaggacctttctcccaaaaatagcctccgaggaagcaaaagtgtcaaatttgtaaaatttggaaaaagtatgaagcgaagaccaagttgcagccttgcaaatctgttcaacagaggcctcattcttaaaggcccaagtggaagccacagctctagtggaatgagctgtaattctttcaggaggctgctgtccagcagtctcatatgctaaacgaattatgctacgaagccaaaaagaaagaggtagcagaagccttttgacctctcctctgaccagagtaaacgacaaacagagaagacgtttgtcgaaattccttagttgcctgtaagtaaaattttagggcacgaactacatccagattgtgcagaagacgttccttcttcgaggaaggatttggacacaaagaaggaacaacaatctcttgattgatattcctgttagtgactaccttaggtaagaacccaggtttagtacgcagaactaccttatccgaatgaaaaatcaaataaggagaatcacaatgtaaggctgataactcagagactcttcgagccgaggaaatagccattaaaaatagaactttccaagataacaactttatatcaatggaatgaaggggttcaaacggaacgccctgtaaaacgttaagaacaaggtttaaactccatggcggagcaacagttttaaacacaggcttaatcctggccaaagcctgacaaaaagcctgaacgtcaggaacttctgacagacgtttgtgcaacagaatggacagagctgagatctgcccctttaatgaactagcagataaacccttttctaaaccttcttgtagaaaagacaatatcctaggaatcctaaaccttactccaagagtaacctttggattcgcatcaatataggtatttacgccatatcttatggtaaatccttctggtaacaggcttcctagcctgtattaaggtatcaataactgactaagaaaacccacgttttgataaaatcaagcgttcaatttccaagcagtcagcttcagagaagttagattttgatgtttgaaaggaccctgtattagaaggtcctgtttcagaggtagagaccaaggtggacaggatgacatgtccactaggtctgcataccaagtcctgcgtggccatgcaggtgctattagaataactgatgctctctcctgtttgattctggcaatcaatcgaggaagcatcgggaagggtggaaacacataagccatcctgaagtcccaaggtgctgtcaaggcatctatcaggactgctcctggatccctggatctggacccgtaacgaggaagcttggcgttctgtcaagaagccatgaggtctatctctggtttgccccaatgatgaagtatttgagcaaagacctccggatgaagttcccactcccccggatgaaaagtctgacgacttaagaaatccgcctcccagttctccactcccgggatttggattgctgacaggtggcaagagtgagactctgcccagcgaattatctttgatacttccatcattgctagggagcttcttgtccctccctgatggttgatgtaagctacagtcgtgatgttgtccgactgaaacctgatgaacccccgagttgtcaactggggccaagccaggagggcattgagaactgctctcaattccagaatgtttattggtaggagactctcctcctgactccattgtccctgagccttcagagaattccagacggcaccccaacctagaaggctggcgtctgttgttacaattgtccagtctggcctgctgaatggcatccccctggacagatgtggccgagaaagccaccatagaagagaatttctggtctcttgatccagattcagagaaggggacaagtctgagtaatccccattccactgacttagcatgcacaattgcagtggtctgaggtgtaagcatgcaaagggtactatgtccattgccgctaccataaagccgattacctccatgcattgagccactgacgggtgttgaatggaatgaagggcgcggcaagcactttgaagtcttgttaacctgtcttccgaatggaagagctacaaactgg from Bombina bombina isolate aBomBom1 chromosome 2, aBomBom1.pri, whole genome shotgun sequence harbors:
- the ZNF518B gene encoding zinc finger protein 518B codes for the protein MNDNTIEMQIKYSCEKCRFSTKDLDKYKNHVALHNDIKFSCSHCDYVSYTKGDFQRHLVTHTGKFPYSCEYCGYGAIRNDYIAKHIKRIHGNGMIQCSVSVENDIKNASINIIQNPLQRDIQNSSQKIPPHSKKSSLSEGVIDLTSDVESDAFVQTPFVLNKNIVNVQDSQVEVEVISPMEHLHPGMPLTVLAPSFEVPPNCFAQVVEMKPFNHTYHLVLKLYKQIHTSLQHDVNTYTNLHEEQKHSELVLKVSPPGTPDIDVKPCLFQANATTNADYNGQLQTSKVATGEVSSAVTFPYMSQDLENKQNFSLPEERISPVLDGPFISSVFSLSSGSNELEGIQWSSSGTTDICSSDGSDRIGSSMSSVSLKHEHDDYPITSLPEPKYEQNMHSQRPNLQIDVKETGMYNASCEETEEVNQKSLVAEIQVLPVNPALLPHDRKCESPSSILVNSQNKRKRKPSWKVKQLTDFCDKPHTLFLSCDKTVIMQPVSCATQKTCKNVPALLEKKVFTASKTSEEYSKLIFEKPAEKCHEVLKQSKSQTHADSNQSQKQSVKIKKNKTGKEKGSQKHPEKKQLKKQMAPKSKVASLQRPRSLRLTSVNGDQLIQIPGFNQPVVVLNHPDVESLEVFHIMKTINLFKGKIIKITLRKRLH